A single Sporomusaceae bacterium DNA region contains:
- the pyrH gene encoding UMP kinase produces MQAGKYKRIVLKLSGEALAGNRGYGIDPETVERIAREIREIRRTTDLEVAIVVGGGNIWRGLAGSSKGMDRATADYMGMLATVMNALALQDALEHCGVDSRVQSAIEMRQVAEPYIRRRAIRHLEKGRVVIFASGTGNPYFSTDTTAALRAAEIEADIILMAKRNTDGVYDSDPRHNPDAKKFTALEYIEVLQRGLGVMDSTATSLCMDNRIPIVVFSIDEPGNILKAACGENIGTVVGGMKNDG; encoded by the coding sequence ATGCAGGCCGGAAAATACAAGCGTATTGTCCTGAAATTGAGCGGCGAAGCGCTCGCCGGGAACAGAGGCTACGGCATCGACCCGGAGACGGTGGAACGGATCGCCCGCGAGATCCGCGAGATCAGGCGGACCACCGATCTTGAGGTGGCGATCGTCGTCGGCGGCGGCAATATCTGGCGCGGCCTGGCCGGCAGTTCCAAGGGGATGGACCGGGCGACCGCCGATTATATGGGCATGCTGGCTACGGTTATGAACGCGCTGGCTCTGCAGGACGCCCTTGAGCACTGCGGCGTCGATTCGCGCGTGCAGTCGGCGATCGAGATGCGCCAGGTGGCTGAACCGTACATCCGCCGCCGCGCTATCCGCCACCTTGAGAAGGGCCGGGTGGTGATTTTCGCGTCCGGCACCGGCAACCCCTATTTTTCGACCGATACAACAGCCGCCCTGCGGGCCGCGGAGATCGAAGCCGATATCATCCTGATGGCCAAGCGCAACACGGACGGCGTGTACGACTCCGACCCCCGCCATAATCCGGACGCTAAGAAGTTCACCGCCCTTGAGTATATCGAGGTGCTGCAGCGCGGCCTGGGTGTGATGGATTCCACCGCGACCAGCCTGTGTATGGATAACAGAATTCCGATCGTTGTTTTCAGCATCGACGAGCCCGGTAATATTTTGAAAGCCGCTTGCGGCGAAAATATCGGCACTGTTGTGGGAGGGATGAAAAATGACGGTTAA
- the frr gene encoding ribosome recycling factor: MTVKEIYASHEDKMKKALEVMRKEYGTLRAGRATPALLDKIAVDYYGTPTPLSQVANISAPEPRLLTIQPWEKTMLGTIEKAILKSDLGLTPNNDGSVIRLNIPQLTQQRRTELVKVVHKKAEDCRVAIRNLRRDGNDSIKKLEKDHVISEDDAKKGQEDIQKLTDKYIKEIDHVMAVKEKEIMEV, encoded by the coding sequence ATGACGGTTAAGGAGATCTACGCCAGCCACGAGGACAAGATGAAAAAAGCCCTTGAAGTGATGCGGAAGGAGTACGGCACTTTGCGCGCCGGCCGCGCCACCCCGGCGCTCCTCGACAAGATCGCGGTCGATTATTACGGCACGCCGACCCCACTGAGCCAGGTGGCCAACATTTCGGCCCCCGAGCCGCGTCTGCTGACCATCCAGCCGTGGGAGAAGACGATGCTGGGCACGATCGAGAAGGCGATCCTGAAATCCGACCTCGGACTTACGCCTAACAACGACGGTTCGGTGATCCGCCTCAATATTCCCCAACTGACCCAGCAGCGCCGGACCGAGCTGGTCAAGGTGGTGCACAAGAAGGCCGAGGATTGCCGGGTGGCGATCCGCAACCTTCGCCGCGACGGCAACGATTCGATCAAGAAGCTGGAAAAAGACCACGTCATCTCCGAGGATGATGCCAAGAAGGGCCAGGAAGACATCCAGAAGCTGACCGATAAGTACATAAAAGAGATCGACCATGTAATGGCTGTCAAAGAAAAGGAAATAATGGAAGTGTAG